In Aquimarina sp. TRL1, a single window of DNA contains:
- a CDS encoding 5-carboxymethyl-2-hydroxymuconate Delta-isomerase: protein MPHITLEYSDNVSLDFKLFFEELKNKLVETGYVSAMGIKCRAVPSTVHFIIDGNPSYKMVNLLLRLREGRSLEVRKKLSQIGISLLEKYFQKEITNKEIILSTEVKELITGLDITKNAIR, encoded by the coding sequence ATGCCACATATTACACTGGAATATTCTGATAATGTATCGCTGGATTTCAAACTTTTTTTTGAAGAATTGAAAAACAAACTGGTTGAAACAGGCTATGTTTCTGCAATGGGAATAAAATGTAGAGCAGTACCATCTACTGTCCATTTTATAATTGATGGTAATCCCAGTTATAAAATGGTAAATTTATTGCTTCGATTACGAGAAGGGCGCTCTCTGGAAGTAAGAAAGAAACTTTCTCAAATTGGAATAAGTTTATTGGAAAAGTATTTCCAGAAAGAGATCACTAATAAAGAAATTATATTGTCTACAGAGGTCAAAGAGTTGATCACTGGATTAGATATCACTAAAAATGCTATCAGATAA